The Deltaproteobacteria bacterium genome includes a region encoding these proteins:
- a CDS encoding MbcA/ParS/Xre antitoxin family protein — translation MLFHEFVKDEVFSPVLIASALRTTKSEIAGTLGLGKDALSRTSRIRGRKTQVRLRQMLEILNRVENETGSTLAAYAWFRSEPLPGFGGATPDLLLRQGKADHVHAYLNRVMAGGYA, via the coding sequence ATGCTGTTCCACGAATTTGTCAAGGATGAGGTGTTCTCGCCGGTCCTTATCGCATCCGCGCTCCGCACCACCAAATCGGAGATCGCCGGGACTTTGGGGCTTGGCAAGGACGCGCTCTCACGAACGTCGAGAATCCGGGGGCGAAAGACCCAGGTTCGTCTGCGCCAGATGTTGGAGATACTGAACCGTGTCGAGAACGAAACCGGCTCGACCCTCGCGGCTTACGCCTGGTTCCGTTCCGAGCCGCTACCAGGGTTCGGCGGTGCCACTCCCGATCTCTTGCTGCGTCAAGGCAAAGCGGATCACGTACACGCCTATCTGAACCGGGTCATGGCTGGCGGATACGCCTGA